The DNA window GCTTAGAATTTATAttacaaataaaaatactatTGGCAAAAATGATTAATtgtagtaattattatttataatagctagatatataattttagtttgcgttattgaaataaataataaatatattattgtgaataaatttttgatatatatattcctaaaataataccGTTTGAAATTGAAATAATTGATTATGTAAATCTTGGTGAATATAGAGAAAGATGATCTCGAAGTAGGTATAACATGacaataaatatgtaatatatactaggtgaaaaatgaaaaagtccCATTTATTAGaattaaccttttttttttataaaattattttgggtTCAGAAGAAAGAATCCAAtctcaataataatataataattagagaAGAGAACTAAATTGCTTTTGTTTTGTTCTTTGGTACAGTAAAAGACATGAAACACAGTCATGGGAACATGAATCATGCCCTGTGTGTAAAAAAGGTGCAAGAAAGTCATAACATAGCTGAAAAAGCAAATAGTGGATTTTTTTTACATAGTAaagaataactttttttttattatttatttatttttttactttgagGTTCATATTTTTGTCACATAttcattgtaaatattataaagtaCCGCGtgactaattcaaattaaaatgaGCTTTATAGGAAGTCTAAAACACTATCAAAATAGTTTAccctatttttaaaaaaaaaacactattaATATAGTGTGTTTCTATACCTATGAATGTGATAAGATACGATCATATCAATTTTTCATTAGGTGTTCAGTTTCAAAACAAACAGTATTGATGATGATGTGATATTTTGTAACATATTTCATTGGATtcctatttattattattaatgtaacCTAGAAAAACAGATGGGGCgctcatttttaattaatactCCATTTAAGACTtaacctttttcttttatttttatttttctcaaatatATTGGTAGGATTTATAGGTGtctaagtaataataataatgattatgTTTATCATGATATCCGTAATTCCTCTAGGTAATTGTCTTTGTGGGATTCTAATATAAATTAGTAACTTACAATAAAATTACTAGAAATGGTCTTTGGCATATGTAGTATTGGTACTATTCTTCTACTAACAAAAAGAACTACCATATTGAATCTCTCTACCATAAGATTGGGAGAAATGAATTTACCcatgataatatatatattttttatggaacAATAGTTTAatcatttaatataaatttagaaGAGCTTGTAACCTTTTTTGTTTCACATTATCCTTTGCtacaaaaatagtatttttaatagataaaaatataattaatgatataagaaaaaattaaaagagcTGTTTTAGTACATCTCCTATCTATTTAaggatttaaaaaattatatactttagtataccaaaattaaatttacaaatataagaaaaataatcacttaaaaaataaaaagcaaagaataaataataaataaaaacaccTTGCAGTAAAGTcaatttatctatttatttaggTTTTTTATGATTTAAGAAAGGAAAAACAGTAGTGATATGATATAGTTAAAattgaaatatatatgtttggaaaaaaattgaaaagggaAAAGGACATAAGTAGAAAGAGAGGACAAGGAGGAGCAGAGTTAGGCTGGCATTATTTGGGGGGCAAAAGCTATGATTGAGATAATTGGGCTCCCCTGACACCTAAGTCATCATTGAACTTAcacaccactctctctctctctctctctctttcttatttttctcaTCATCACTTTCTATATAACCCATTCCAACATCCCCACTCTTCTTCTCCAGACATACCAACCCTCATaacttctttctctctctttctttctctctgcaattcctagaagaaaaaaaaaacccacttTCTCACCATCCAAACACCAAAAGCAAAGTAAGAGGAAACGATGATGGTTGAGAAAGAGGATCTGGGTTTGAGCTTGAGTTTGAGTTTTCCTAACCAGAATCGTCACTCGGTTACGAAGAGTACTGTtactcataataataataataatgatcatAATAATAAGCTTAATAATCTCTTGCTCTCCTCGTTTGTTCCGTctttgtcaacttcttcttcttcgcctTCTTCTGGTTTCAATGTTAATCCTCATCAGAAACCTTCTTGGAATGCGACCTTTCCTTCTTCTGCAGGTGTggatcattattttattttaacgaAACAAAATGATATATGTGTTACAACTGTTCTTTTGCTTTGGATTCTAGATCTGCATGTGTTATTTTAGCTAAATGCAGATCTGCTAAACTTTCCCGAGAAACAAACATCcttttaactttttctttttcacgcCTAATACTATATTATTTGTTTCTCTTTTCgttatttttttcctttcccCTTTTCCTCTTTACAAAAGCATACGTATCTTTCAGATCTAAGCCTTtgtaaaatttcattttttttttactttttgattggtgtatacatgtatataatatatttggTATTAACACAGATCTTTTTAGACTACAACATCACTGAGTCAAATCTCATTAAAATTGTTCCGAAATTTTTGTTTAGATCCGAATTCTGAGTCGTGCCGAGTTGAGACTCGAACTTTTCTCCGTGGAATCGACGTGAACCGGTTGCCGTCGACGGTGGATGTCGAAGACGAAGCCGGTGTTTCATCACCGAACAGTACGGTCTCTAGCGTTAGCGGTAAACGGAGCGAGAGAGAAGCAATTAATGTCGACGATAACGAGATGGAGAGAGATTCTTCTCGAGGTATCAGCGACGAAGAAGACGGTGAGACCTCGAGAAAGAAGCTCAGACTCTCCAAGGACCAGTCAGCCATTCTCGAAGAGAGTTTCAAAGAGCACAACACTCTGAATCCAGTAAGTACACGGAAAATACAACACAATTCACGTCACTCCATTAGATTTTCCTCACTGTATATATTTTCTCGCgaaccaaacaaaaaattgACCAGAACTATTTTCTCTATTATTTGCAGAAGCAAAAGGGTGCGTTGGCCAAGCAGTTAGGCCTCAGGCCAAGACAAGTAGAAGTCTGGTTCCAGAACCGTAGGGCAAGGTGtgtaatttttcgaaatttataggGGTAGTTTTGGAAATCGtgtaatattttcaaaaaatattacaGCTTTACCTTTGAAAACAGCTTTATTTACCTGGTGTTGTTTTTATGCGTGGTTGCAGAACTAAGTTGAAGCAAACCGAGGTTGATTGTGAGTTTTTGAAGAGGTGCTGTGAGAATCTGACGGAGGAGAATAGGCggttgcagaaggaagttcagGAGCTGAGAGCACTGAAATTATCTCCTCAATTCTACATGCAAATGACCCCACCAACCACTCTCACCATGTGTCCCTCGTGTGAGCGTGTGGCTGTCCCACCCTCGTCCTCCTCCGCCGCCTCCGAGTCCCGGGGCCATCACCAAGCGATTGTCCCGGTTCACCCTCGGCCCGTACCCGTCGGACCTTGGGGGGCTGCAGCAGCCACTCCGATTCAACATCGGCCGTTCGATGCCCTCCACCACAgaagttgagagagagagatatcGTAACGTTAGGGGCAGTTTGGTCatttttgaatatccaaaagtccttgtttaaataatttaaaaagtaaaaaaaaaaagaaaaaatttggtGTCGCATAAGTATGTACGGAAGTTCCATATGTAAAAGTGCACCCATTAACAATGGTTGAAATTCCAATGGTGGAGTCTGAGATATGGTTGTTGGGAAATATGATTTGGTGGGTCTTCAAGTTTTGTATTATTCGATGGCACCCATCATCCTCTTTTGTTGGGAGGTTTGTCTCCTATGTTTAGAATTTAGATTAGTTCTtatgaaaaggaaaaaaaaaagaagacttTTACTAATACTAGTCTTAAGTGCTAATATGATACTTCTAGCTTCAAATCTTTGAAcccaaagaaaaaaagagaaaaatgtaCCCTTTTAGATGGTTATGGAAGCGGAACCTTTGCTTGTAAAGtttattattctaaatttgattaatttctACTTTTTTAACATTTGTTAATTTTTGGAATTTGTCcatcttttaaaaaatagtcGATATTGTTTAGTGGTTTAGATTATTAAGAGTATCGGATCATATACTATATTTATCTATGGTATCTCTCTGTTTGAATCTTTTGTTTGGTaggataaaaatttgaaacactTGTGGGGATCTTTTCGATTTtaaatattgggtttatttggcTTGTGGGTCCGGATTTGGAACACCAATAGTGGGATTATACTTTAAGTTTAATAGAGGAAAGAAAATTAGGATTATAGTAGAGTTGAATATTGAAATGAAAACTAGGAACATGATGGACCCAGAAGAAAGTTTTAATGTGTAGACAACTTCCTAGTTCTATGGAATTTTTTAGTCTTTGACAATCCCCTAATCATCGCTTAATGTTATTGTTTTAAAATCATAgtttttataatcatgtaagTCAAACTTTACATTCTTTTAACACTTAATTTTTGTTTCCAAATATTATATTGCTTTGTGCTTTATGTTAATATATATCTCCCCTTCAATTTTGGTGAAAATTAGGTGAGTGTTATATGGTTTGAGACAATTGTTTCTCTAATGGTTGTGAATGTGAATTAAAGTTATTGTTGATGCTATAAAAAGAAAAGGGATGCTATGCTCATCATTCACAAAGTAGTAAAGTAGCCAAtaaattttatcattttagactAATAGTGTTTTGCTTAGCCATACCATGCTTTGAAAGGCAAACATTATTGCTAAACTTTTCATTTTCTATCATGCTATTGCTAAACTTGTCATTTTCTTCTTTCTCCTCAaatctttatttttaattttttaggggATTCTCATTCTATCTTTATTCAACACTTAAGTTGGGGAAATCCATTATTATTAGATGCTTGTAATTACAGTACTAAAGAGACCCCCAACTTGGTCTTTCCCTTTGAAAAGAATATTCTGGcagatttttttaatctttcCCAGCAAATATGTATAGATGAGACACTCATTAGTTTGTAGCCACCAAAGAGTGGGtcctcattattattattatggtatAATATCTCAGATAGAAAAATGTAAGTGATTGGGTTTCTCTGTAAAGTAATGCATGATTCCATTTATATGGTCCTGCATATCTGATTTTCTGCTTCAGAATTTATTGTTGTGTTTCAGTTTTGAATAATACAATAATCAAAAATTCAACgaaaaagtaaagaaaaaagattaatGGTCATACTCATAGGGCTCATATTCTTAGGAGAGTCATTTGTTCTTCAAACATTTCATAGTACtgtttccaaaaataaaaaaggtaaATAAATTGTTTTTAGCTTACTACGAAGCTGTTTGTGTAAGAACAAACAATTATATTTTGTCGAAACATATAGGCAGCACAATTTCTTACTTTTTAaacaaattttatgatttttattatttttattcatttcaaagaAAATTTCTTTGATAATGTGTTTATTGTTATCTCATAATATGTTGAAAACTCAACTCTTaggcccaaaaaaaaaaagttggaaaCTCAACAATTGTGGGAAAAATTTAAGAACTATAACACAACAGCAATTgttatcaaataataaaatgatcAAACAATGAGAAGACAAAACAGAAATGACAGAGATCGATTTTATACTGATTCCACCAAAAGATCTTTACCTAAATCCAGTTGTGACTTGTGAGCACAAACTCAAGAGTCAAGCCCCTTCCACTATATACTTACTGAGAtcctgctctctctctctctctctctctctctctctctctctctctctctctctctctctctctctcgtatTACAGTTCTGAAAACAGGTCTTACCACTAATTTTGGAAAGTAAATCATCACAGTAGAGAATTAGGGATGAACATCAGGCAAGTTGATCGAGTTTCGGGTTTACAAAATTGTACCCGGACTCAACCCATGAAATGATTTGGGTTTGCGGGTTTCAGGCTCGCGAGTTCGCATATCTGCGGGTTCAAGTTGGTCGAGTCAACGGGTTCACCCGgtcaattcttaatttttttttaaaaaaaaatcaaatttttatgtaattttttccatatataaaattaaacatataagtTATAAACTTATAACACCATAACCTATATTTgttagattaaaataaaataaaaatacatccatttcaaatttaaaatacaaagtCAAGTTCCAAActacatataatatattatatattgttatttttaatatattatctatgtaataataataaaataattagattttagggttttttatttttatttttagtatattatatatgtaataaaaataaaataaaaaagtgattGGGTTGGCGGGCGGGTTCGGGTTCAACCCAAAACCCAGTGACCAAAAACAAACAACCCGCGAACCCGCTCGAAAGTGTACCGGTTGGACTCGACCCTCCTGAACAGAAcgagtttttttaattttacggGTTGACCGGGTCAGGTCCGGACGGGTTGGCCGGGTCCGAGTCAAACTCGGTCAAAATGTTCAGTCCTAATAGAGATAGGTGACTGTTGTCGGAGGAATTTTGATAATACGAAATATTGCGAGTATTCAAACAAAATTAGAATACTCGCTAGCAGTTATGTGAGTACTTACTTAGAATACCGAGTACTCAAAGTAATAGCTACGAAATAGACAAAAACAAAAGTAGAAACGTAGAAGAGAcaagagaattatagtggtgcAGTTAGAGTTTGGTCTGCTTAATTCACTTTAAGTAATAGTTTCagcttaatttatttgattcagATTGCCCTTTTATATAGAAAGCAAGTGTTCTTTAGGATTACATAAATAGTTAAATCAGACAGTTTTtacaataaatgacaatattaaatcaaaataaacgtttaaagaataaataaagaacaaTTTCATTTGTTCTTGACTTAATTGCAGCAATTTATGCTACTTGATAATTCGTAGGTTGTCCATCCATATTTCATACACACGAGTTTGCGGGCTCTATGTTGTTGTACTCGCAGGATGGGCCTTTAGGCCTATTTCGTTGAATGTTTGCCTTCACCCTTGATCGCATAATCAAACATTCTGTGCATTGACAATTTGGAACATCCGAGTCCCCGACGAGTCATCGACACACTAGTCATTCGGATTAAACCTATGTAATTGCAGGAGTGATATACTTGGTCATCACATATAATCAGTATATGTGTGACCAATATTAACTTCACTCAGCTCTACTTATCTTTTGATTATGGGAACATAGTATGGGAGTAAACCCTGCCGCAAATTCACATCATGCGAGGAGAACTAATCGTTCTTTCTGATTGCACTGGTTGCTATGTCCACACTTCTTCTTTCTACGGTTAATAACACTTTCTGCGATTAGCAGCACATTCTGCGGTTAACAACGCTCTCTACGGTTAATAGTATTTTTTGCAGTTAACAACACATGAGTGAATACAAACATACCCATGCAACAAATCATCTTTTTCTGTTAAAGATTGGATCCACATGACAACTTTCCACGAGACTACTCATATTTTTAGGCAAAAATTCGTACTATAACAGTGACAATAGAAAagctaaatttttatttttatgatttttaaagcataagtttaaaaaaatgtggcttttttctaaaaattaattatttttttaaaaaaattaaaatatatcagaaaaatagtaaaaaaaaattgtttaaagcATAACTTGTTACCCTAAAGAAGTAACTAATTATTcactgtttttctcatatttttttatttctttttctttagaaaaataaatcttagaaaatatttttttttaaaaaaaacacatactacaaaaactcataaaatatttaatttcttcAATAGAAAaggaattatttcacaaatacacaaaaataacaaaatattacaaaaatacggtttcatggaattttaaatatttttacgattttttttttagttactaaaaataaggtcattttatgttgtactcttgttaatttgttgttgattttttattatatgtatattattttttgttgttattttaatattatttagatgttattttcatgttacttatgtgtaattttcttttttgtttttatgaaaaatcataaaaatataaaaaaattctttaaacgtaaaaatataatttttttttatataaaaaaaaagtatcttatgtaattatccccTAAAAAAAAGTAGCTTGGTACAAAGTTAGCCCATCTTACATATTATGCAAAATTTTACACACAATTTACACAGTCTCATTTAGTCAAAttgtgccaaaaaaaaaaaaacatgacaattgttagaatttaggattgTATAGTTGAGAAAGTTGGAATAAAATGTGTAGGATAAGGTGGGGGAAGatacatttcaaaattaattcacaatgaGAAATAATTTCTTTATCTTAGTAATGCAAgactatttct is part of the Cannabis sativa cultivar Pink pepper isolate KNU-18-1 chromosome 5, ASM2916894v1, whole genome shotgun sequence genome and encodes:
- the LOC115716393 gene encoding homeobox-leucine zipper protein HAT4, whose translation is MMVEKEDLGLSLSLSFPNQNRHSVTKSTVTHNNNNNDHNNKLNNLLLSSFVPSLSTSSSSPSSGFNVNPHQKPSWNATFPSSADPNSESCRVETRTFLRGIDVNRLPSTVDVEDEAGVSSPNSTVSSVSGKRSEREAINVDDNEMERDSSRGISDEEDGETSRKKLRLSKDQSAILEESFKEHNTLNPKQKGALAKQLGLRPRQVEVWFQNRRARTKLKQTEVDCEFLKRCCENLTEENRRLQKEVQELRALKLSPQFYMQMTPPTTLTMCPSCERVAVPPSSSSAASESRGHHQAIVPVHPRPVPVGPWGAAAATPIQHRPFDALHHRS